The nucleotide sequence AGGCGGCCTCCAGTGGCCCTGCCCCGACCCGGGCCATGCAGGCACACCGATCCTCCACAAGGACCGCTTCACGCGGGGACGGGGGAAGTTCCACGCCGTCGAATTCATTCCGCCGAAAGAGTTGCCCGACGCCCAGTTCCCCTTCCTCCTTTCGACGGGCCGCATCCTCCAGCACTTCCACACGGGGACGATGTCGCGCCGCTCGGAGGTCCTCGACCGTTTGGTGTCGGTCGGGGCGATCGAGATTCATCCCCAGGACGCGGCGCGCCTCGGCGTCGCCGACTCCCAGCCCGTGCGCGTCGCCTCGCGCCGCGGCGAGATCACCATCCAGGCCCGCGTGACCGACCGCGTCGCGCCGGGGACGCTCTTCCTCGCCTTCCACTACCGCGAGTCGCCCGCCAACCGTCTGACCATTGCCGCGCTCGACCCCGTCGCGAAGATCCCCGAGTTCAAGGTCTGTGCGGTGCGGGTCGAACCTTCGGACGCAGCCGAGCCATGACCGATTCCGAGCCTTCCCAGGACCGTGTCCGCTCCGAGCGCGTGTGGCGCGTCGGCGCGGCCGGCGAGTCCGACACCGTCATCGTGGAACGCGCGGTCGAGTTGGTCCTGAGCGGCCGCGTGCTCGTCCGCATTCAGTGCCTGCCCCAGCGGC is from Planctomycetota bacterium and encodes:
- a CDS encoding formate dehydrogenase subunit alpha — protein: GGLQWPCPDPGHAGTPILHKDRFTRGRGKFHAVEFIPPKELPDAQFPFLLSTGRILQHFHTGTMSRRSEVLDRLVSVGAIEIHPQDAARLGVADSQPVRVASRRGEITIQARVTDRVAPGTLFLAFHYRESPANRLTIAALDPVAKIPEFKVCAVRVEPSDAAEP